The proteins below come from a single Miscanthus floridulus cultivar M001 chromosome 1, ASM1932011v1, whole genome shotgun sequence genomic window:
- the LOC136507999 gene encoding PHD finger protein ING1-like, whose product MGFLEDFQASVEALPSMLHRNYSLMRELDKSLQGVQLENEQRCQQEIEDIKHGLESGSITYDPAKLKFSEEAIEEQKHCVRIADEKVALATQTYDLVDAHIQQLDQFMRKLEEIRQEKEAAAAVTPGTAVATTATPTVNVGVTTSDATPKSGRSGERGRGGRKKFKVPTEQPVPPIDLELPVDPNEPTYCLCNQVSYGEMVACDNPNCKIEWYHYGCVGVKEQPKGKWYCPNCIGFQKKRKGK is encoded by the exons ATGGGGTTCCTCGAGGACTTCCAAGCCA GTGTTGAAGCATTGCCATCTATGCTGCATCGGAACTATTCATTAATGCGAGAGTTAGATAAAAGTTTGCAAG GTGTGCAACTAGAAAATGAGCAGCGCTGTCAGCAAGAAATAGAGGACATTAAACATGGACTTGAATCTGGAAGTATTACATATGACCCAGCAAAATTGAAATTTTCTGAAGAAGCAATCGAGGAGCAGAAACACTGTGTTCGAATTGCTGACGAGAAGGTGGCTTTAGCCACTCAGACTTATGACCTG GTTGATGCTCATATCCAACAGCTAGATCAATTTATGAGGAAGCTTGAAGAAATTCGGCAAG AAAAAGAGGCAGCTGCAGCTGTTACTCCAGGGACTGCTGTTGCTACTACTGCCACTCCAACTGTGAATGTCGGAGTGACAACTTCTGATGCTACTCCGAAGAGTGGACGATCTGGCGAAAGAGGCAGAGGGGGTCGGAAGAA GTTTAAGGTACCCACAGAGCAGCCAGTGCCACCTATTGATTTAGAATTGCCTGTGGATCCTAACGAACCTACATACTGCCTCTGCAACCAAGTCAGTTATGGTGAGATGGTGGCATGCGACAATCCTAAT TGCAAAATCGAGTGGTATCACTATGGCTGTGTGGGCGTCAAGGAGCAGCCCAAGGGAAAGTGGTATTGCCCAAATTGCATTGGATTCCAGAAGAAGCGAAAAGGCAAGTGA